The following are encoded in a window of Mustela nigripes isolate SB6536 chromosome 1, MUSNIG.SB6536, whole genome shotgun sequence genomic DNA:
- the GSX2 gene encoding GS homeobox 2 produces the protein MSRSFYVDSLIIKDSSRPAPSLPEPHPGPDFFIPLGMPSPLVMSVSGPGCPSRKSGAFCVCPLCVTSHLHSCRGPAGSGGGGAGAGSTGAGGGGAPGGAGALPLLKGQFSSGPGDAQFCPRVSHAHHHHHPPQHHHHHHQPQQPGSAAAAAAAAAAAAAAAALGHPQHHAPVCAATTYNVGDPRRFHCLTMGGSDASQVPNGKRMRTAFTSTQLLELEREFSSNMYLSRLRRIEIATYLNLSEKQVKIWFQNRRVKHKKEGKGTQRNSHAGCKCVGSQAHYARSEDEDSLSPASANDDKEISPL, from the exons ATGTCGCGCTCCTTCTATGTCGACTCGCTCATCATCAAGGACTCCTCGCGTCCCGCGCCCTCGCTGCCAGAGCCGCACCCGGGGCCAGATTTCTTCATCCCGCTGGGCATGCCGTCCCCGCTGGTGATGTCTGTGTCTGGGCCTGGCTGCCCGTCCCGCAAGAGTGGCGCGTTCTGTGTCTGCCCACTCTGCGTCACTTCGCACCTGCACTCCTGTCGCGGGCCCGCGGGCTCCGGCGGCGGGGGCGCAGGCGCCGGGAGCACAGGGGCCGGCGGTGGGGGGGCGCCGGGGGGCGCAGGGGCCCTGCCCCTGCTCAAGGGTCAGTTCTCTTCGGGTCCCGGGGACGCGCAGTTTTGTCCTCGCGTGAGTCACGCGCACCATCATCACCACCCGCCGcagcaccaccatcaccaccatcagcCCCAGCAGCCGGGCTCCGCCGCCGCTGCAGCGGccgcggcggctgcggcggcagCCGCGGCAGCCTTGGGGCATCCTCAGCACCACGCACCTGTCTGCGCCGCCACCACCTACAACGTGGGGGACCCGCGGAGATTCCACTGCCTCACCATGG GGGGCTCGGACGCCAGCCAGGTACCCAATGGCAAGAGAATGAGGACGGCGTTCACCAGCACGCAGCTTCTGGAACTGGAGCGCGAGTTCTCTTCCAACATGTACCTGTCTCGACTCCGGAGGATCGAAATCGCGACATACCTGAACCTGTCCGAGAAGCAGGTGAAAATCTGGTTTCAGAACCGTCGGGTGAAGcataagaaagaagggaagggcaCCCAGAGGAACAGTCACGCGGGCTGCAAGTGCGTAGGCAGCCAGGCGCACTACGCGCGCTCCGAGGATGAAGACTCCTTGTCTCCGGCCTCGGCCAACGATGACAAGGAGATTTCTCCCTTATGA